One window of the Archangium primigenium genome contains the following:
- a CDS encoding AtpZ/AtpI family protein: MADKEPGEDDKGRELSETAQQMRAAEPYISAVWKLVGGAVVGALGGYFLDKRLGTTPWLLVGLSVAGISAGFYGFLREMSRLGRKGRR, from the coding sequence ATGGCGGACAAGGAGCCCGGGGAAGACGACAAGGGCCGTGAGTTGTCGGAGACGGCCCAGCAGATGCGCGCGGCCGAGCCGTACATCTCGGCGGTGTGGAAGCTGGTGGGTGGGGCGGTGGTGGGCGCGCTGGGCGGCTACTTCCTCGACAAGCGGTTGGGGACGACGCCCTGGTTGCTGGTGGGGTTGAGCGTGGCGGGGATCTCCGCGGGGTTCTACGGGTTTCTCCGGGAGATGAGCCGGTTGGGGCGGAAGGGGCGGCGGTGA
- a CDS encoding ATP-binding protein has product MTRETARGGPYQHLDGLPFALAVIRDSRIVHANPALLTLLGVEPAEVLGTPLVHLLEGREPQALPQETVWRTPRGALPVELTLSESGGDLYVLVRDASGRVCQRQLLQRLAALGASLIRLHSEDAVLRHAFQGLAELRIPHGYLVPEGERVRLAHVDVGGGAAPLVAPSGDWCDLLRDAWREGLAYQELPSGDGGVLGPDWAALAGPPTRGGGVPRALCLRIETDGAPRALLALRSERVGEDDLAPWRMFAAQVSAALDAARTIGTLWRRNTALSSLNRLAAAAATALKPQDLFEPGGREVASLMGSRTVILLLRAEGADALELAWHQGVSPGAEHRFQRIAHAGSMSARVMEEGVPRVVDVAEFADPVRSFLRASGQVCVVLVPLQVRSHMVGTIALAFDAPRVLTDLERETLQAMGAHFAATIETHRLLRELRERAEELTRLHSELADTQRQLVERERLAALGELSAVVAHEVRNPLGAIFNALATLRRFQEPASPALTLVGILSEEAHRLNRLVDDLLDFARPSSPQPQPVPLPPLLEEAVNTATVGQPGLRVEWALEPDVPPLPVDARMMRQVFLNLALNAVQAMPQGGTLRIHARRCQGQPGATVEFTDTGPGVPPGLHERLFEPFFTTKATGTGLGLAIVRRTLRAHGGNISIESPPAGGATFRVQLPLELPSMPSRPPPR; this is encoded by the coding sequence ATGACGCGCGAGACGGCCCGGGGGGGCCCGTACCAGCATCTCGACGGCCTGCCCTTCGCCCTGGCCGTGATCCGCGACAGCCGCATCGTCCATGCCAACCCGGCCCTGCTCACGCTGTTGGGCGTGGAGCCCGCGGAGGTGCTGGGCACGCCCCTCGTCCACCTCCTGGAGGGACGCGAGCCCCAGGCCCTCCCCCAGGAGACGGTGTGGCGGACCCCTCGGGGCGCGCTGCCCGTGGAATTGACCCTCTCGGAGTCCGGGGGGGACCTCTATGTCCTGGTGCGCGATGCGTCCGGGCGCGTGTGCCAGCGCCAGTTGCTCCAGCGGCTGGCGGCCCTGGGCGCCTCGCTCATCCGCCTGCACTCCGAGGACGCGGTGCTCCGCCACGCCTTCCAGGGGCTCGCCGAGCTGCGGATTCCCCACGGCTATCTGGTGCCCGAGGGGGAGCGGGTGCGGCTGGCGCACGTGGACGTGGGGGGCGGGGCCGCGCCCCTCGTCGCGCCCTCCGGCGACTGGTGCGACCTGCTGCGCGACGCCTGGCGCGAGGGGCTCGCCTATCAGGAATTGCCGTCGGGCGATGGGGGGGTGCTCGGACCGGACTGGGCCGCCCTGGCGGGCCCCCCGACCCGGGGCGGGGGCGTGCCACGCGCCCTGTGCCTGCGCATCGAGACGGACGGTGCGCCCCGGGCCCTGCTCGCGCTCCGCTCGGAGCGGGTGGGCGAGGATGACCTGGCCCCGTGGCGCATGTTCGCCGCCCAGGTGTCCGCCGCGCTCGACGCCGCGCGCACCATTGGCACCCTGTGGCGGCGCAACACCGCCCTCAGCTCGCTCAACCGCCTGGCCGCGGCGGCCGCCACCGCGCTCAAGCCCCAGGACCTCTTCGAGCCCGGAGGGCGGGAGGTGGCCTCGCTCATGGGCAGCCGCACGGTCATCCTGCTCTTGCGCGCCGAGGGCGCCGACGCCCTGGAGCTCGCCTGGCACCAGGGCGTGAGCCCCGGGGCGGAGCACCGCTTCCAGCGCATCGCCCACGCGGGCAGCATGTCCGCGCGGGTGATGGAGGAGGGCGTGCCCCGGGTGGTGGACGTGGCGGAGTTCGCCGATCCGGTCCGCTCGTTCCTGCGCGCGTCGGGCCAGGTCTGCGTGGTGCTCGTGCCCCTGCAGGTGCGCTCCCACATGGTGGGCACCATCGCCCTGGCCTTCGACGCGCCGCGGGTGCTGACCGACCTGGAGCGCGAGACGCTGCAGGCCATGGGGGCGCACTTCGCCGCCACCATCGAAACCCACCGGCTGCTGCGCGAGCTGCGCGAGCGCGCCGAGGAGCTCACGCGCCTGCACTCGGAGCTCGCGGACACCCAGCGGCAGCTCGTGGAGCGCGAGCGCCTGGCGGCCCTCGGCGAGCTGTCCGCGGTGGTGGCCCACGAGGTGCGCAACCCCCTGGGCGCCATCTTCAACGCCCTGGCCACCCTGCGCCGCTTCCAGGAGCCCGCCAGCCCCGCGCTCACCCTGGTGGGCATCCTCTCGGAGGAGGCGCACCGGCTCAACCGGCTGGTGGATGATCTGCTCGACTTCGCCCGGCCCTCCAGCCCCCAGCCCCAGCCCGTGCCCCTGCCGCCCCTGCTGGAGGAGGCCGTGAACACGGCCACGGTGGGACAACCCGGCCTCCGGGTGGAGTGGGCGCTCGAGCCCGACGTGCCCCCCCTGCCCGTGGACGCGCGGATGATGCGGCAGGTCTTCCTCAACCTCGCGCTCAACGCCGTGCAGGCCATGCCCCAGGGCGGCACGCTGCGCATCCACGCCCGGCGCTGCCAGGGTCAGCCCGGCGCCACGGTGGAATTCACCGACACCGGCCCCGGTGTCCCCCCGGGCCTGCACGAGCGGCTCTTCGAGCCCTTCTTCACCACCAAGGCCACGGGCACCGGCCTGGGGCTCGCCATCGTCCGGCGCACCCTGCGCGCCCACGGGGGCAACATCTCCATCGAGTCACCCCCCGCCGGCGGCGCCACCTTCCGCGTGCAGTTGCCGCTCGAGCTCCCCTCCATGCCCTCCCGCCCGCCCCCCAGGTAG
- a CDS encoding ankyrin repeat domain-containing protein yields MTLFDAVRAGDLERLEALLAGGADPNPFDAEGRTPLALAAEQGEEALVNALLARGADPGLPDRLGEVPLLKAAAHGHGRVAALLYPRASRDEQEMARALLQVGTDFFTQSRAAPTAAPGLGHRLATAGAYVAGKLGGSTERLERMQRAEKNNKKS; encoded by the coding sequence ATGACCTTGTTCGATGCCGTTCGCGCCGGAGACCTCGAACGCCTGGAGGCGCTGCTCGCGGGCGGCGCCGATCCCAATCCCTTCGACGCCGAGGGCCGCACCCCGCTGGCCCTCGCCGCCGAGCAGGGAGAGGAAGCGCTCGTGAATGCCCTGCTCGCCCGGGGCGCGGACCCTGGTCTGCCCGACCGCCTGGGCGAGGTGCCCCTGCTCAAGGCGGCGGCGCATGGCCACGGCCGGGTCGCCGCCCTGCTCTACCCTCGCGCCTCGCGGGACGAGCAGGAGATGGCGCGCGCCCTGCTCCAGGTGGGAACGGATTTCTTCACCCAGTCCCGCGCCGCGCCCACCGCGGCCCCCGGCCTGGGCCACCGCCTCGCCACGGCGGGCGCCTACGTGGCGGGAAAGCTGGGCGGCAGCACCGAGCGGCTCGAGCGGATGCAGCGCGCGGAGAAGAACAACAAGAAGTCCTGA
- a CDS encoding ATP-binding cassette domain-containing protein encodes MQGSPTSLWTPGDALASEKETSEATSFPSLAHFIQRLRQAHAVGGVAALAQVMRRGRLEARHVEPYALKPTGRYTRTLVYRDEDLEIIVMGWGRGSCSPIHGHDGQDCVLSVIAGELEVSDYRLVAGGRAPGPAVIEHEGAPYRLPPGTVAHNTVDQELHAVRPAGRGTAISLHVYSRPIDTCLSYDLQNSRCETRVLRYDRVMTPTPPAAEPTRPSTASRPAPRRFGRFWRTLFRSMRRVKETVKETLVPARVDEQSAKIAVKRMEHRYANKVVALQDVNLNIRSGEFVCLLGPSGCGKSTLLYALAGHIHPTGGHVRLDGREIQGPGPDRLLMFQEAALYPWLSVRQNLEFVLAARGLSRKERAERTRRFLHYVHLDGFEDVMPHELSGGMKMRTALARALAVDSQVLLMDEPFGSLDAQTRQHMHELLQRIWLETHKTIVFVTHDVTEALVLANRVVVMAPRPGRILRDFEVRLPMPRGPDDMELVGLARQIRTMLHESESLEGSGTPGEDGAHDEGMAPGSEAVGARGPAGRLGTVRAIRPLAPSPVSGTEGGR; translated from the coding sequence ATGCAAGGGAGCCCAACGAGTCTGTGGACGCCAGGGGACGCGCTCGCTTCCGAGAAGGAGACGTCCGAGGCGACTTCTTTTCCCTCCCTGGCGCATTTCATTCAGCGCCTGCGGCAGGCGCATGCGGTGGGCGGCGTGGCGGCACTGGCCCAGGTGATGCGGCGGGGGCGGCTGGAGGCGCGCCACGTGGAGCCCTACGCGCTCAAGCCCACGGGCCGCTACACGCGCACGCTCGTCTACCGGGACGAGGATCTGGAGATCATCGTCATGGGCTGGGGCCGGGGCTCGTGCTCGCCCATCCACGGCCATGACGGTCAGGACTGCGTGCTGAGTGTCATCGCCGGCGAGCTGGAGGTCAGCGACTACCGGCTCGTGGCGGGCGGGCGGGCGCCCGGTCCCGCCGTCATCGAGCACGAGGGGGCGCCCTACCGCCTGCCCCCGGGCACGGTGGCCCACAACACCGTGGACCAGGAACTCCACGCGGTGCGCCCCGCCGGGCGCGGCACCGCCATCTCGCTGCATGTCTATTCACGGCCCATCGACACGTGTCTCTCCTATGACCTTCAGAACTCGCGCTGTGAAACCCGCGTCCTCCGCTACGACCGCGTCATGACGCCCACGCCTCCCGCCGCCGAGCCGACGCGTCCCTCCACGGCCTCCCGTCCGGCGCCCCGGCGCTTCGGGCGCTTCTGGCGCACGCTCTTCCGGAGCATGCGGCGGGTGAAGGAGACGGTGAAGGAGACGCTCGTGCCCGCGCGCGTGGACGAGCAGTCGGCGAAGATCGCCGTCAAGCGCATGGAGCACCGCTACGCCAACAAGGTCGTGGCGCTCCAGGACGTCAACCTCAACATCCGCTCGGGGGAGTTCGTCTGTCTCTTGGGCCCGTCCGGGTGTGGCAAGTCCACGCTGCTCTACGCGCTGGCCGGCCACATCCACCCCACCGGCGGCCACGTGCGCCTGGACGGGCGGGAGATCCAAGGACCCGGTCCGGACCGGCTGCTCATGTTCCAGGAGGCGGCGCTCTACCCCTGGCTCTCCGTGCGGCAGAACCTGGAGTTCGTGCTCGCCGCGCGGGGGCTGTCGCGCAAGGAGCGCGCCGAGCGGACCCGCCGCTTCCTGCACTACGTGCACCTGGACGGCTTCGAGGACGTCATGCCCCACGAGCTGTCGGGCGGCATGAAGATGCGCACGGCGCTCGCCCGGGCCCTGGCGGTGGACTCGCAGGTGCTGCTCATGGACGAGCCCTTCGGCTCCTTGGATGCCCAGACGCGCCAGCACATGCACGAGCTCCTGCAGCGCATCTGGCTGGAGACCCACAAGACCATCGTGTTCGTCACCCACGACGTCACCGAGGCCCTGGTGCTGGCCAACCGCGTGGTGGTGATGGCGCCCCGGCCCGGCCGCATCCTGCGCGACTTCGAGGTCCGGCTGCCCATGCCGCGCGGGCCGGATGACATGGAACTGGTGGGCCTGGCGCGGCAGATCCGCACCATGCTCCACGAGAGTGAGTCCCTCGAGGGGTCCGGCACACCGGGCGAGGACGGAGCACATGACGAAGGCATGGCACCTGGGTCAGAAGCTGTTGGTGCTCGTGGGCCTGCTGGGCGCCTGGGCACTGTTCGCGCGATTCGGCCCCTGGCCCCATCACCTGTTTCCGGGACCGAGGGTGGTCGCTGA
- a CDS encoding ABC transporter permease has product MVLVGLLGAWALFARFGPWPHHLFPGPRVVAESLWGMMRDGRLGEALLLSLRRLAQGYGLSVFIGVPLGLAMGRAAVLRRALRPIVVGLQALPSICWLPLALLWFGLTETSIIFVVVMGSVLAIAIAVEDGVMGVDPLLLRMSATYGVRGPRLFYGVLLPAALPGIVTGLKLGWSFAWRALMAGELLYVSGGLGQLLTMGRELMEIPQVMAVMVCIIAVGTFIDRVLFQTVELRIRRRWGLATG; this is encoded by the coding sequence TTGGTGCTCGTGGGCCTGCTGGGCGCCTGGGCACTGTTCGCGCGATTCGGCCCCTGGCCCCATCACCTGTTTCCGGGACCGAGGGTGGTCGCTGAGAGCCTCTGGGGGATGATGCGCGACGGGCGGCTGGGGGAGGCGCTCCTCCTGTCGCTGCGCCGGCTGGCCCAGGGCTATGGCCTGTCGGTGTTCATCGGCGTGCCCCTGGGGCTCGCCATGGGCCGCGCGGCGGTGCTGCGCCGCGCGCTGCGCCCCATCGTGGTGGGACTGCAGGCCCTGCCCTCCATCTGCTGGCTGCCCCTGGCGCTCCTGTGGTTCGGCCTCACCGAGACGTCCATCATCTTCGTGGTGGTGATGGGCTCGGTGCTCGCCATCGCCATCGCGGTGGAGGACGGGGTGATGGGGGTGGACCCGCTGCTCTTGCGCATGTCGGCCACCTACGGCGTGCGCGGCCCCCGGCTGTTCTACGGGGTGCTCTTGCCCGCGGCCCTGCCCGGCATCGTCACCGGCCTCAAGCTCGGGTGGAGCTTCGCCTGGCGCGCGCTCATGGCGGGCGAGCTGCTGTACGTGTCCGGCGGCCTCGGCCAGCTGCTCACCATGGGCCGGGAGCTCATGGAGATTCCCCAGGTGATGGCGGTGATGGTGTGCATCATCGCCGTGGGCACCTTCATCGATCGCGTCCTGTTTCAGACGGTGGAGCTGCGGATCCGCCGACGCTGGGGCCTGGCGACGGGCTGA
- a CDS encoding ABC transporter substrate-binding protein: protein MRAGLLGVGLAVLCGLVVGCKKEPAGGEAGALRLGFFPNITHAQALVGHDSGDFTRAVPGLTTKMFNAGPAAMEALTAGSLDATYVGTGPAINTFLKAGKQLRIIAAAVDSGAVLVTKTARSPAELKGKTLATPQLGNTQDIALRHWLGQQGLKPGQDVTVTPLSNPDILGLFLNGKLEGAWVPEPWGARMVAEGGGHILVDERDLWPQRRFHTTVLVTTREALEKQREPLKKLLRVHVALTREWQQHPDTFVPRVNAAFAKTAGRPIANAVLHDAFSRLEPALQVMPEQLKQAADHARQLGFISSSDLSGLVDTSLLNEVLREDPAP from the coding sequence ATGCGCGCTGGATTGTTGGGAGTGGGCCTCGCGGTGCTGTGTGGGTTGGTGGTCGGCTGCAAGAAGGAGCCGGCCGGGGGCGAGGCGGGGGCGCTGCGGCTGGGCTTCTTCCCCAACATCACCCATGCCCAGGCGCTGGTGGGCCACGACTCGGGGGACTTCACGCGGGCCGTGCCCGGCCTCACGACGAAGATGTTCAACGCGGGCCCCGCCGCCATGGAGGCGCTCACCGCGGGCTCGCTCGACGCGACGTACGTGGGCACGGGCCCCGCCATCAACACCTTCCTCAAGGCGGGCAAGCAGCTGCGCATCATCGCCGCCGCGGTGGACTCGGGCGCGGTGCTGGTGACCAAGACGGCGCGCTCGCCCGCGGAGCTCAAGGGCAAGACGCTCGCCACGCCCCAGCTCGGCAACACCCAGGACATCGCCCTGCGCCACTGGCTCGGACAGCAGGGCCTCAAGCCCGGCCAGGACGTCACCGTCACGCCCTTGAGCAACCCGGACATCCTCGGCCTGTTCCTCAACGGCAAGCTCGAGGGCGCGTGGGTGCCCGAGCCCTGGGGCGCGCGCATGGTGGCCGAGGGGGGCGGCCACATCCTCGTGGACGAGCGGGACCTCTGGCCCCAGCGCCGCTTCCACACCACCGTGCTCGTCACCACGCGCGAGGCCCTGGAGAAGCAGCGCGAGCCCCTCAAGAAGCTCCTGCGCGTGCACGTGGCCCTCACCCGCGAGTGGCAGCAGCACCCCGACACCTTCGTGCCCCGCGTCAACGCCGCCTTCGCCAAGACGGCCGGCCGCCCCATCGCCAACGCCGTGCTCCACGATGCCTTCTCGCGCCTGGAGCCCGCCCTCCAGGTGATGCCCGAGCAGCTCAAGCAGGCCGCGGACCACGCACGCCAGCTCGGCTTCATCTCCAGCTCCGACCTGTCGGGCCTCGTGGACACCAGCCTGCTCAACGAGGTGCTGCGCGAAGACCCCGCGCCCTGA
- a CDS encoding ketopantoate reductase family protein encodes MTTEQPRVLLVGAGAVGQVFGHYLQAAGCAVTFFVKPKYAAEAQKGFALYELTIRERAPAPRPLSGVGVLTSEREVQKTRWDQVWLCMSSTALRAGDWVKKLAASTGDATWVMLQPALDDREWLSQWVPPERLLTGMIPFLAFQAPLTPGDALAGPGTAFWMPPLTKGLLSGTRERLWPVLSALRAGGYPAQEDPDVTRAVSVPSAVLCALMLGLETQGWSFERLLQPEPLARTLGAAREAARIAEWATGASSASVQALLKPFVLKSALAVATRLAPVDLEAFFRAHFTKVNDQTRLMARTYIDMGRGANLDTRQLQALLPQDAPRAPR; translated from the coding sequence ATGACGACTGAACAACCGCGCGTCCTCCTGGTGGGCGCGGGGGCCGTGGGACAGGTCTTCGGCCATTACCTGCAGGCGGCCGGCTGCGCCGTGACCTTCTTCGTGAAGCCGAAGTACGCCGCCGAGGCCCAGAAGGGCTTCGCGCTGTACGAATTGACGATCCGCGAGCGCGCGCCCGCCCCCCGCCCCCTGAGCGGCGTGGGCGTGCTCACCTCCGAGCGCGAGGTCCAGAAGACGCGCTGGGACCAGGTCTGGCTGTGCATGTCCTCCACCGCCCTGCGCGCGGGGGACTGGGTGAAGAAGCTCGCGGCGAGCACCGGCGACGCCACCTGGGTGATGCTCCAGCCCGCCCTCGACGATCGCGAGTGGCTGTCGCAGTGGGTGCCGCCCGAGCGACTGCTCACCGGGATGATTCCCTTCCTCGCCTTCCAGGCGCCCCTGACGCCCGGGGACGCGCTGGCCGGGCCGGGCACGGCGTTCTGGATGCCGCCCCTCACCAAGGGCCTCCTGAGCGGCACCCGTGAGCGGCTCTGGCCCGTGCTCTCCGCGCTGCGCGCCGGGGGCTACCCGGCCCAGGAGGACCCCGACGTGACGCGCGCCGTGTCCGTGCCCAGCGCGGTGCTCTGCGCCCTGATGCTCGGACTGGAGACCCAGGGGTGGAGCTTCGAGCGCCTGCTCCAGCCCGAGCCCCTGGCGCGCACCCTGGGCGCCGCGCGGGAGGCGGCGCGGATCGCCGAGTGGGCTACCGGGGCGTCCTCCGCCTCCGTCCAGGCCCTGCTCAAGCCCTTCGTGCTCAAGTCCGCGCTGGCCGTGGCCACCCGCCTGGCCCCGGTGGACCTGGAGGCCTTCTTCCGGGCCCACTTCACCAAGGTGAACGATCAGACCCGCTTGATGGCGCGCACCTACATCGACATGGGCCGCGGCGCGAACCTGGACACGCGCCAGCTCCAGGCCTTGCTCCCCCAGGACGCCCCCCGCGCCCCACGGTGA
- a CDS encoding glutamine--tRNA ligase/YqeY domain fusion protein, which produces MAETETKPVHFIRQIIAEDNQSGKFGGSVRTRFPPEPNGYLHIGHAKSIHLNYGMAVEHGGQFHMRFDDTNPSKEEQEYVDSILRDVKWVGADWGDRLFFASDYFEQMYAYAEQLIQKGKAFVCDLNAEQMREHRGTLTEPGRDSPFRERSVEENLDLFRRMRAGEFPDGARTLRAKIDMASPNFNLRDPVLYRIIHAHHHRQGDKWCIYPMYDWAHGIEDSIERITHSLCTLEFENHRPLYDWFLDQLGVYHPQQIEFSRLNLTYTVMSKRKLLELVQGKHVRGWDDPRMPTLSGLRRRGCTPEALRAFCEDVGVTKFDASIDVGRLENAMRDDLNRRSPRRLAVLRPLKLIIENFPEGQVEMLDAVNNPEDPSAGSRQMPFSRELYIEQDDFMENPPKKFFRLAPGQEVRLRFAFFVKCTGVEKDAAGNITAVRATYDPATRGGESPDGRKVKATIHWVSAAHAVDAEVRLFDRLFNVAEPDRTPKDPKLAATFNYKQNLNPNSLEVLRAKMEPALGAAQADERFQFERLGYFCVDADTKPGAPVFNRTVTLKDTWAKEQAKDSKGAS; this is translated from the coding sequence ATGGCCGAGACCGAGACCAAGCCCGTCCACTTCATCCGTCAGATCATCGCGGAGGACAACCAGTCCGGAAAGTTCGGCGGAAGTGTGCGCACCCGCTTTCCTCCCGAGCCCAACGGCTACCTGCACATCGGACATGCCAAGAGCATCCACCTCAATTACGGCATGGCGGTGGAGCACGGCGGCCAGTTCCACATGCGCTTCGACGACACCAACCCGTCGAAGGAAGAGCAGGAGTACGTCGACTCCATCCTCCGGGACGTGAAGTGGGTGGGCGCGGACTGGGGCGATCGGCTCTTCTTCGCCTCGGACTACTTCGAGCAGATGTACGCCTACGCCGAGCAGCTCATCCAGAAGGGCAAGGCGTTCGTGTGCGACCTGAACGCCGAGCAGATGCGCGAGCACCGCGGCACGCTCACCGAGCCCGGCCGCGACAGCCCCTTCCGCGAGCGGAGCGTGGAGGAGAACCTGGACCTGTTCCGGCGCATGCGCGCGGGCGAGTTTCCCGACGGCGCGCGCACCCTGCGGGCGAAGATCGACATGGCGTCGCCCAACTTCAACCTGCGCGACCCGGTGCTCTACCGCATCATCCACGCCCACCACCACCGCCAGGGCGACAAATGGTGCATCTATCCCATGTATGACTGGGCGCACGGCATCGAGGACTCGATCGAGCGCATCACCCACTCGCTGTGCACGCTCGAGTTCGAGAACCACCGGCCGCTCTATGACTGGTTCCTCGATCAGCTGGGCGTCTACCACCCGCAGCAGATCGAGTTCTCGCGGCTCAACCTCACCTACACGGTGATGAGCAAGCGCAAGCTGTTGGAGCTGGTCCAGGGCAAGCACGTGCGCGGCTGGGACGACCCGCGCATGCCCACGCTGTCCGGCCTGCGCCGGCGCGGCTGCACCCCCGAGGCCCTGCGCGCCTTCTGCGAGGACGTGGGCGTCACCAAGTTCGACGCCAGCATCGACGTGGGCCGGCTGGAGAACGCGATGCGCGACGACCTCAACCGCCGCTCGCCGCGCCGGCTCGCCGTGCTGCGCCCGCTCAAGCTCATCATCGAGAACTTCCCCGAGGGCCAGGTGGAGATGCTCGACGCGGTGAACAACCCGGAGGACCCGTCCGCGGGCTCGCGCCAGATGCCCTTCTCGCGCGAGCTGTACATCGAGCAGGACGACTTCATGGAGAACCCGCCCAAGAAGTTCTTCCGGCTCGCACCCGGGCAGGAGGTGCGGCTGCGCTTCGCCTTCTTCGTCAAGTGCACGGGGGTGGAGAAGGACGCCGCGGGCAACATCACCGCGGTGCGCGCCACGTATGACCCCGCCACGCGCGGCGGCGAGTCGCCGGATGGGCGCAAGGTGAAGGCCACCATCCACTGGGTGTCCGCCGCGCACGCCGTGGACGCGGAGGTGCGGCTGTTCGATCGGCTCTTCAACGTGGCCGAGCCGGACCGCACGCCCAAGGATCCCAAGCTGGCCGCGACCTTCAACTACAAGCAGAACCTCAACCCGAACTCGTTGGAAGTCCTCCGCGCCAAGATGGAGCCGGCCCTGGGCGCGGCGCAGGCGGACGAGCGCTTCCAGTTCGAGCGCCTGGGCTACTTCTGCGTGGACGCGGACACGAAGCCGGGCGCGCCCGTGTTCAACCGCACGGTGACGCTCAAGGACACCTGGGCCAAGGAGCAGGCCAAGGACAGCAAGGGCGCCAGCTAG
- a CDS encoding SDR family oxidoreductase has protein sequence MTKKDSDILSRRQAVGGLLTGVAVATVASPAAAQPAPDAGVPAAAQATPPPAVPDHPRPPFPAQQQPWPGLASKMDPRPDHGEKSYVGSGRLRGRKALITGGDSGIGRAAAIAYAREGADVAISYLPAEEPDAKEVVALIRAEGRKAVALPGDIRTEAFCKKLVASAVAQLGGLDILVNNAARQKPHASILDLSAEDFDWTIKTNLYAMFWITKAAVPHLPAGAAIINTASVQGYAPSPQLLDYATTKGAIVTFSKALAKQLADKNIRVNAVAPGPFWTPLQPSGGQFPDKLPGFGQDTPLGRPGQPVELASVYVLLASHEASYITGQVYGASGGAGNP, from the coding sequence ATGACGAAGAAAGACTCGGACATCCTCTCGCGACGCCAGGCCGTGGGTGGTCTGCTCACCGGCGTCGCGGTCGCCACCGTCGCCTCCCCCGCCGCCGCCCAGCCCGCGCCGGACGCGGGGGTCCCCGCCGCCGCCCAGGCCACTCCGCCGCCCGCCGTTCCGGACCATCCCCGCCCGCCCTTCCCCGCTCAACAACAGCCCTGGCCGGGTCTCGCCAGCAAGATGGACCCGCGCCCGGATCACGGTGAGAAGAGCTACGTCGGTTCGGGCCGCCTGCGCGGACGCAAGGCGCTCATCACCGGCGGGGACTCCGGCATCGGTCGCGCCGCCGCCATCGCCTACGCGCGCGAGGGCGCCGACGTCGCCATCAGCTACCTGCCCGCCGAGGAGCCGGATGCCAAGGAGGTCGTCGCCCTCATCCGCGCCGAGGGCCGCAAGGCCGTCGCCCTCCCGGGGGACATCCGCACCGAGGCCTTCTGCAAGAAGCTGGTGGCCTCGGCCGTGGCCCAGCTCGGCGGCCTGGACATCCTGGTCAACAACGCCGCCCGCCAGAAGCCCCACGCCTCCATCCTCGACCTGAGCGCCGAGGACTTCGACTGGACCATCAAGACCAACCTCTACGCGATGTTCTGGATCACCAAGGCGGCTGTGCCCCACCTGCCCGCCGGCGCGGCCATCATCAACACCGCCTCGGTGCAGGGCTATGCCCCCTCGCCCCAGTTGCTCGACTACGCCACCACCAAGGGCGCCATCGTGACGTTCTCCAAGGCCCTGGCCAAACAGCTCGCGGACAAGAACATCCGCGTGAACGCCGTGGCCCCCGGGCCCTTCTGGACGCCGTTGCAACCCAGCGGGGGACAGTTCCCGGACAAGCTGCCCGGGTTCGGCCAGGACACGCCGCTGGGCCGCCCGGGCCAGCCCGTGGAGCTCGCCTCCGTCTACGTGCTGCTCGCCTCCCACGAGGCGAGCTACATCACCGGGCAGGTGTACGGCGCGAGCGGCGGGGCCGGCAACCCCTGA